GTTGCGCCTGAATTTATTTCCCTGATGGGTGATTGTCTGAGGATGATGCGCAAAGTGTGGATGTGCCCGTCCGGTCAGCCATTTCTTGTAGCAGGGTCCGGTACGCTGGCTATGGATATGGCGGTGGTTAACCTGGTGGAGCCCGGCGAT
This region of Flavobacteriales bacterium genomic DNA includes:
- a CDS encoding alanine--glyoxylate aminotransferase family protein; this translates as MKHRELLMIPGPIESDPEVLSALGRQTSSFVAPEFISLMGDCLRMMRKVWMCPSGQPFLVAGSGTLAMDMAVVNLVEPGD